In one window of Prevotella sp. E13-17 DNA:
- a CDS encoding DUF2490 domain-containing protein, whose product MERSITCMIMLLLLTTTVKAEDSDFGLWSEVNVEKKINSYWDIGFNTELRLRDNTSEIDRWSAGVDASYKISKWLKLSAGYSFLNDNKYKVSSKQKVADYYGQRHRVNLSLTGSHDFGRLSISLRERWQYTYRPAKSVWRHYAEGHAFAGQDADFDDDGEAIKHTFAGKGKSVWRNRLQLKYKLTKKWRPYANIETSVAKSLEKTRYVIGTEYRLTKQHSFDIKYLYQNIVSDDNDETNSHIIGIGYTYKF is encoded by the coding sequence ATGGAGAGAAGTATAACCTGCATGATCATGTTGTTGCTGTTGACAACAACTGTAAAAGCCGAAGATAGCGACTTTGGCTTATGGAGCGAAGTCAATGTAGAAAAGAAAATTAATTCGTATTGGGACATTGGTTTCAACACAGAACTGCGACTACGCGACAATACCAGCGAAATTGATCGATGGAGCGCCGGGGTTGACGCATCATACAAAATCAGCAAATGGTTAAAGCTATCAGCTGGCTACTCTTTTCTTAATGACAACAAATACAAAGTAAGTTCAAAACAGAAAGTAGCCGACTATTACGGGCAACGTCATCGAGTTAACCTGTCACTAACCGGCTCACATGACTTTGGAAGGCTCAGCATCTCGCTTCGCGAACGCTGGCAATACACTTATCGCCCTGCAAAATCCGTATGGCGTCATTATGCCGAAGGACACGCCTTTGCCGGACAAGATGCCGATTTCGACGATGACGGAGAAGCTATAAAACACACCTTTGCAGGCAAAGGCAAAAGCGTATGGCGCAACCGACTACAATTGAAATATAAACTCACGAAAAAGTGGCGACCATACGCCAATATTGAGACTTCCGTTGCAAAAAGTCTTGAGAAGACAAGATATGTAATAGGAACAGAGTATAGACTCACCAAGCAGCATTCCTTCGATATTAAATATCTGTATCAAAATATCGTAAGTGACGACAACGATGAAACTAATAGTCACATCATTGGTATCGGCTACACCTACAAATTCTAA
- a CDS encoding Tex family protein, which yields MEKNVFSKQIAQILNLNIEAIANTLTLLEEGCTIPFISRYRKERTGGLDEVQIAAINEENERLKEIAKRKDTIVKTITEARKMTPELSKRIENCWEASELEDIYLPYKPRRRTRAQVARELGLEPLAQLIMLQRNPNVQLAAKRFVHNQVTSVSDAIAGAQDIIAEIISENEHSRQQLRGAFQRTAIIKSKVIKAKQNSDEAAKYIDYFDWQEPLRRCSSHRLLAMRRGENEGFLRISIEPHDDNERIERLRHQWVHSNNECGQIISKAAEDAYKRLLKPAIETEFSNLSKEQADMEAIKVFAENLRQLLLGAPLGQKRVMAIDPGFRSGCKVVCLDGQGNLLHHEAIFPHPPVNKRMHASVHILQMAETYQIEAIAIGNGTASRETRAFIEDCFSKESGNSQKPSIFVVSEDGASVYSASKVARDEFPDEDVTVRGAISIGRRLIDPLAELVKIDPKSIGIGQYQHDVDQTKLKRQLDQTVENCVNLVGVNLNTASQHLLTYVSGLGPTLAKNIVDYRNANGAFTSRSQLKKVPRLGPAAFQQCAGFLRIPNAKNPLDNSAVHPESYDIVEQMAKDTGCDVNELIKNKELRAQINVNKYITKNVGIPTLTDIMKELEKPGRDPREQLEEFEFDKRVQCVDDLEIGMILPGIVTNITNFGVFVDIGVHHDGLVHISQMANKRINHPTDVVKLHQQLMVKVIEIDLRRNRISLSIKQV from the coding sequence ATGGAGAAGAACGTATTCTCAAAACAGATAGCACAAATACTCAATTTAAACATTGAGGCAATAGCCAATACACTGACATTGTTGGAAGAAGGCTGTACAATACCCTTTATCTCACGCTATCGTAAAGAAAGGACAGGCGGGCTTGACGAAGTGCAGATTGCTGCCATCAATGAAGAAAATGAGCGACTAAAGGAAATTGCTAAAAGAAAGGATACGATCGTTAAAACCATCACCGAAGCGAGAAAGATGACGCCCGAGTTATCAAAAAGAATTGAAAACTGTTGGGAGGCTTCGGAACTGGAAGATATCTATCTGCCCTACAAGCCACGTCGAAGAACAAGAGCACAAGTGGCTCGAGAACTGGGATTAGAACCCCTAGCACAACTCATCATGCTTCAACGAAATCCGAATGTTCAACTGGCAGCTAAACGATTCGTACATAATCAAGTTACTTCTGTCAGCGATGCAATCGCCGGAGCACAAGACATTATAGCAGAAATAATTAGTGAGAACGAACACTCACGTCAACAACTACGTGGCGCATTTCAACGTACAGCCATCATCAAATCTAAAGTCATAAAAGCGAAACAAAATAGTGATGAAGCCGCAAAATACATCGACTATTTCGATTGGCAAGAACCACTGCGTCGTTGCTCTTCTCACCGTCTGCTTGCTATGAGACGAGGTGAGAATGAAGGATTTCTAAGAATTAGCATTGAACCCCATGACGATAACGAACGCATTGAGCGTTTACGACATCAGTGGGTACACTCCAACAACGAATGTGGGCAAATCATTTCCAAAGCAGCGGAAGATGCCTATAAACGACTTTTAAAACCTGCAATAGAAACAGAGTTTAGTAACTTAAGCAAAGAACAGGCCGATATGGAGGCCATCAAAGTATTTGCAGAGAACCTCAGACAACTACTGTTAGGAGCACCATTAGGACAAAAACGTGTGATGGCTATTGATCCAGGTTTTCGGAGCGGATGTAAGGTTGTATGCTTAGACGGCCAGGGGAACTTACTCCATCATGAAGCGATTTTCCCTCACCCTCCAGTAAACAAGCGCATGCATGCCTCTGTTCACATCCTGCAAATGGCAGAGACATATCAAATCGAAGCTATCGCTATTGGCAATGGAACAGCAAGTCGCGAGACACGTGCGTTTATTGAAGACTGTTTCAGCAAAGAATCCGGAAACAGTCAAAAGCCCAGTATCTTTGTTGTCAGCGAAGACGGAGCCTCTGTTTATTCAGCATCAAAGGTGGCTCGCGACGAATTTCCTGATGAAGATGTCACTGTCAGAGGAGCAATTTCAATTGGTCGCAGATTGATTGACCCACTAGCAGAGTTGGTAAAAATAGATCCGAAGAGCATTGGCATCGGACAATATCAGCATGACGTTGATCAAACCAAACTTAAACGACAGTTGGACCAAACTGTAGAAAATTGTGTCAACCTGGTGGGAGTCAATCTAAACACAGCCTCTCAACACCTGCTTACATATGTCAGTGGTCTTGGACCGACCTTAGCAAAAAACATCGTAGATTATCGAAATGCTAATGGTGCATTCACATCTCGTTCACAACTTAAGAAAGTGCCCAGATTAGGACCTGCAGCCTTCCAGCAATGTGCTGGCTTCTTACGTATTCCAAATGCTAAAAACCCCTTAGACAATAGTGCCGTTCATCCTGAAAGTTACGACATCGTTGAACAGATGGCAAAAGACACAGGGTGTGATGTCAATGAATTAATAAAAAACAAGGAGCTTCGCGCGCAAATCAATGTAAATAAGTATATTACAAAGAATGTTGGAATACCCACGCTGACAGACATTATGAAAGAACTGGAAAAGCCAGGCAGAGACCCTCGTGAGCAACTGGAAGAGTTTGAGTTTGACAAACGAGTACAATGCGTTGATGACTTAGAGATCGGAATGATTTTACCCGGCATTGTTACGAATATAACAAACTTTGGCGTCTTTGTTGATATAGGAGTTCATCATGATGGTTTGGTACATATATCACAAATGGCAAACAAACGCATCAACCATCCTACAGATGTGGTAAAACTACATCAACAACTGATGGTGAAAGTTATTGAAATAGACCTTCGTCGCAATCGTATCTCGCTATCTATAAAACAAGTATAA
- a CDS encoding polyphosphate polymerase domain-containing protein, whose product MDKLIELFPSITLAEMSSVKLMNRTDTKFVTTRKQLCHLLEMAQRDYYIQDIDGERNMLYDTTYFDTIDFQMYKDHQYGHTNRQKIRFRTYVSSHLQFMEVKTKNNHGRTKKKRIEVKDMNLQDTEKRDFLSKHLKFDSATLAPHMHNSFRRITLVNRAKTERLTIDTELEFDNVQTHEHKFMNDLVIIELKRDGLVYSPVLEMLRQLHIHPHGFSKYCMGAAMTNGQLPINRFKEKLREINKILLNE is encoded by the coding sequence ATGGACAAACTTATTGAACTATTCCCTTCCATCACACTGGCAGAAATGAGTAGCGTCAAATTAATGAATCGAACAGATACGAAATTTGTCACTACTCGAAAGCAATTGTGTCACTTATTAGAGATGGCACAGCGCGACTACTATATACAGGATATTGATGGTGAGCGAAACATGCTCTACGATACGACATATTTCGACACAATCGATTTTCAAATGTATAAAGACCACCAGTATGGGCACACCAACCGGCAGAAGATTCGTTTTCGCACCTATGTAAGTTCACACTTGCAATTTATGGAGGTAAAGACAAAAAACAATCACGGACGAACAAAGAAGAAACGTATTGAAGTTAAAGACATGAATCTACAAGACACAGAGAAACGCGATTTTCTCTCAAAACATTTAAAATTCGATTCAGCCACATTAGCTCCACACATGCACAACTCTTTTCGTCGCATTACATTGGTCAACAGGGCAAAAACTGAACGACTGACGATTGACACTGAACTTGAATTTGACAACGTACAAACTCATGAACACAAATTCATGAACGATTTGGTCATCATAGAATTAAAAAGAGATGGATTGGTATATTCTCCTGTATTGGAGATGCTACGTCAGCTACATATTCACCCCCACGGATTCAGCAAGTACTGTATGGGTGCCGCAATGACCAATGGACAATTACCGATTAACCGTTTCAAAGAGAAACTGAGAGAAATCAACAAGATATTACTAAACGAATAA
- a CDS encoding PfkB family carbohydrate kinase: MKDFLCIGHITHDRIITPRMPDGIDCAGGTAYYVAWAIHHLPHDIDFGVVTATGNDLSHEINKIKDAGIDITNLQSPTSVFFENKYGEDINQRSQRVLSKAAPFTIEQLKDFNAKIFHLGTLLVDDVSPEVVEYLSDKGKICIDVQGYLREVRNQNVYPIDWKDKLRVLKSTDILKVNEFEIEVLTNGEKDIKQAARIIRSWGVPEVLVTLGSYGSIIYADDHFYEIPGYAPKKVIDATGCGDTFTAGYLYARIKGANYEEAGKFAAAMCTLKLEHTGPFTGNIDEVNSIIQ; encoded by the coding sequence ATGAAAGACTTTCTATGTATAGGCCACATCACCCATGATCGAATCATCACGCCACGAATGCCTGATGGCATCGATTGTGCCGGCGGCACCGCATACTATGTAGCATGGGCTATACACCATTTACCTCACGACATAGACTTTGGTGTTGTCACTGCAACTGGCAATGATTTATCACACGAAATAAATAAAATAAAAGACGCTGGTATTGACATTACCAATCTTCAAAGTCCTACGAGTGTTTTCTTCGAAAATAAATACGGTGAGGATATCAACCAGCGCTCGCAACGTGTACTATCAAAAGCAGCCCCATTCACCATAGAACAACTAAAGGATTTTAATGCTAAGATTTTTCATTTGGGCACATTACTTGTTGACGATGTATCGCCAGAAGTCGTTGAGTACCTCTCAGATAAAGGGAAAATCTGCATTGATGTTCAAGGGTACTTACGCGAAGTAAGAAACCAAAATGTCTATCCTATTGACTGGAAAGACAAACTTCGTGTGCTGAAATCGACCGATATTCTTAAAGTCAATGAGTTCGAAATCGAAGTACTTACTAATGGTGAAAAGGACATCAAACAAGCAGCTCGGATAATACGTTCGTGGGGTGTTCCAGAAGTATTGGTTACACTGGGCAGCTATGGATCAATAATCTATGCAGATGATCATTTCTACGAGATACCTGGTTATGCTCCAAAGAAGGTTATAGACGCTACAGGTTGTGGAGATACCTTTACAGCTGGCTATCTATATGCTCGCATAAAAGGTGCGAACTACGAAGAAGCTGGAAAATTTGCAGCTGCAATGTGTACTCTCAAACTAGAGCATACGGGGCCTTTCACTGGAAACATTGACGAAGTTAATAGTATAATCCAATAA
- a CDS encoding DUF4956 domain-containing protein gives MDSIINLFSGEFGNTLLHFAICMLVNWVIIELFYFRKSHRRDFYFTFMLMSVAIFFLVYFMMGIERGKATMGVGLGLFGIFSIMRYRTDAMPVREMTYLFLIICLSVVHAMADSYTELVIVDVICIIAISLCEKKLKIHNTKIIQYDRIDLIKPERMPELIEDLESRTGLSITKVDVGGIDFLRDSAVLRISYEGECVENDINKQYTVRKSQWREV, from the coding sequence ATGGATTCAATAATCAATCTTTTTTCTGGCGAATTTGGAAATACACTTCTCCATTTTGCCATCTGTATGTTAGTCAACTGGGTAATCATTGAGTTATTCTATTTCCGCAAAAGTCACCGACGTGATTTCTACTTCACGTTCATGCTTATGAGTGTCGCTATCTTCTTCCTCGTGTATTTCATGATGGGCATTGAGAGAGGCAAAGCCACAATGGGCGTTGGTCTAGGACTATTCGGAATATTCAGCATTATGCGTTATCGAACCGATGCAATGCCTGTCAGAGAAATGACATACCTTTTTCTCATCATCTGTCTATCAGTAGTTCATGCAATGGCAGACTCATACACAGAACTTGTCATAGTCGATGTAATTTGTATCATTGCTATTTCTCTGTGCGAGAAAAAACTCAAGATCCACAACACTAAAATCATACAATACGACCGCATTGACCTGATTAAACCAGAAAGGATGCCAGAGCTCATTGAGGACTTAGAATCAAGAACCGGATTGAGCATCACGAAAGTTGATGTTGGTGGAATTGATTTCCTGAGAGATTCTGCGGTCTTGCGCATTAGCTATGAAGGCGAATGTGTCGAAAACGATATCAACAAACAATATACAGTACGAAAATCACAATGGAGAGAAGTATAA
- a CDS encoding cytidine deaminase, whose protein sequence is MKELTLKSLIKEYQLDELTAEDRHLVESAIEATNRSYAPYSKFHVGACLRLDNGVELKGCNQENAAFPSALCAERAAIFAAGTQYPNVGIQTIAIAARTPKGNLTEEPVSPCGTCRQVLIESETRAKHPIRILLHGEKCTYLIEGIKHLMPLSFTEF, encoded by the coding sequence ATGAAAGAGCTAACACTAAAATCACTCATCAAGGAATATCAATTGGATGAGTTAACAGCAGAAGATCGTCATCTTGTCGAATCTGCTATTGAGGCTACAAATCGTTCGTACGCCCCCTACTCAAAATTCCATGTAGGAGCATGCCTCAGACTTGACAACGGAGTGGAATTGAAAGGATGCAATCAAGAAAATGCCGCATTTCCTTCTGCTCTATGTGCAGAGCGTGCTGCGATTTTTGCAGCTGGCACACAATATCCTAATGTAGGAATTCAAACAATAGCCATTGCAGCCCGAACGCCGAAAGGCAATCTCACTGAAGAGCCAGTGAGCCCATGTGGAACCTGCCGCCAGGTTCTTATTGAAAGTGAGACACGTGCCAAGCACCCCATTCGCATACTACTACATGGAGAGAAATGCACATACTTGATAGAAGGCATTAAACACCTGATGCCCCTATCTTTTACCGAATTTTAA
- a CDS encoding UxaA family hydrolase, whose amino-acid sequence MNQTAFIKINPADSVVVCLVAMQQGQIIDVDGRTITLSQDVPAGHKVLIKDTPAGTDIIKYGYPIGHAKEDLKAGDWVNENNLKTNLSGTLSYTYTPVNEELKIKNENRYFNGYIRKNGDVGVRNEIWIVPTVGCVNGIAERLAKKLREETGCKDIDAIYTWHHNYGCSQLSGDHENTRKILRDIVLHPNAGAVLVLGLGCENNQPDAFMETLGDYDKERIRLMITQKVEGDEVEEGMRILRELYQIASKDRRKEVPVSKLRVGLKCGGSDGFSGITANPLVGEFSDWLVAQGGTSVLTEVPEMFGAETILMNRCKSPELFEKTVSMINNFKEYFLSHGEPVGENPSPGNKAGGISTLEDKALGCTQKCGRAPVNGVMEYGDQLTTTGLNLLSAPGNDLVASTALAACGCHMVLFTTGRGTPFGTFVPTMKIATNPDLASRKPNWVDFSAGQLIEGRSMQEILPEFIDKILSIASGELVRNEENDYREIAIFKNGVTL is encoded by the coding sequence ATGAATCAAACTGCTTTTATCAAGATTAACCCAGCCGACTCGGTTGTGGTGTGCCTCGTTGCCATGCAGCAAGGGCAAATCATCGACGTTGACGGACGCACCATCACCCTCAGTCAGGATGTACCTGCCGGCCATAAAGTGCTCATCAAAGACACACCTGCTGGTACAGACATCATCAAGTATGGCTACCCCATCGGTCATGCCAAAGAAGATCTGAAGGCAGGCGACTGGGTGAACGAGAATAATCTGAAGACCAATCTATCTGGAACACTATCTTACACATACACACCTGTAAACGAAGAACTTAAAATAAAGAACGAGAACCGCTACTTTAACGGATATATACGAAAAAACGGCGATGTTGGTGTGCGCAATGAGATTTGGATTGTGCCTACCGTAGGATGCGTCAATGGCATTGCTGAACGATTGGCAAAGAAACTGCGAGAAGAAACAGGCTGCAAAGACATAGACGCCATATACACTTGGCACCACAACTATGGTTGTTCACAACTCTCTGGAGACCACGAAAACACCCGCAAGATATTGCGCGATATTGTTCTTCACCCCAACGCAGGCGCAGTTCTTGTGTTAGGACTTGGTTGTGAAAACAACCAACCAGATGCTTTTATGGAAACACTAGGTGATTACGACAAAGAGCGCATACGCCTGATGATTACCCAAAAAGTTGAGGGTGACGAAGTCGAGGAAGGTATGCGCATCCTAAGAGAGCTCTACCAAATAGCGAGCAAAGACAGGCGTAAAGAAGTTCCTGTTTCGAAATTGCGTGTAGGACTAAAGTGCGGTGGAAGCGATGGTTTTAGTGGCATCACAGCCAATCCGCTTGTAGGCGAATTCAGCGATTGGTTGGTCGCTCAGGGGGGCACCAGCGTCCTGACAGAAGTGCCAGAGATGTTTGGAGCCGAAACCATTCTAATGAATCGATGCAAGTCGCCCGAACTTTTTGAAAAGACCGTGTCTATGATAAACAACTTTAAAGAGTACTTTCTCTCGCACGGTGAACCCGTAGGCGAGAACCCCAGTCCTGGCAACAAGGCTGGAGGTATCTCAACCTTGGAAGATAAAGCGCTGGGATGCACCCAAAAGTGCGGTCGAGCTCCTGTCAATGGTGTCATGGAATACGGTGACCAGCTTACTACGACTGGACTCAACCTACTCTCTGCTCCAGGCAACGATCTTGTCGCCTCTACGGCACTTGCTGCTTGCGGGTGCCACATGGTACTATTCACGACAGGACGAGGCACACCATTCGGGACTTTCGTGCCCACCATGAAGATAGCCACTAATCCCGATTTGGCCAGCCGAAAGCCCAACTGGGTGGACTTTTCAGCCGGACAGCTCATCGAAGGACGTAGCATGCAAGAGATACTGCCTGAGTTCATCGATAAGATTCTGAGTATTGCTTCTGGAGAGTTGGTTCGCAATGAAGAAAATGATTATCGCGAAATTGCCATTTTCAAGAATGGCGTCACGCTCTAA
- a CDS encoding substrate-binding domain-containing protein, which translates to MGTENIRIKDIAERAGVSVGTVDRVLHNRPNVSQSAREKVEKALEEMNYEPNVYASALAYNKDYTFYCIIPKHESEAYWEEIEEGVRAATQKRRDFHISLRILYYERFNSPTFVKTTQECLDSNPDGVIVVPAKLEDTQHFADELHERNIPFILLDSYMPDLRPLAFFGQDSFQSGYFTARMMMLLASNEEEIMLMKQLKDGHIGSKQQSNRETGFRHYMRDHFPKIKITEVNLPMGEPKESYDKILEDFFQEHPHVHHCITFNSKAHIVGQFLLRTNRRNVQIMGYDMVPKNAECVRQGSISFLVAQHAYLQGHACIETLFKAIVLKKEVTPVNYMPIELLTRENIDFYRRTNI; encoded by the coding sequence ATGGGAACAGAAAATATCAGAATTAAAGATATCGCCGAGCGTGCTGGCGTAAGTGTTGGAACAGTTGACCGCGTACTTCATAATCGCCCCAATGTTTCGCAATCAGCAAGAGAGAAAGTAGAGAAGGCTCTTGAAGAAATGAACTATGAGCCCAATGTCTATGCTTCTGCCCTAGCCTACAATAAGGATTATACTTTCTACTGCATCATCCCAAAACATGAGAGCGAAGCCTATTGGGAAGAAATAGAGGAAGGTGTGCGCGCTGCAACACAGAAGCGCCGCGATTTCCACATCTCGCTCCGCATTCTTTACTACGAACGTTTCAACTCTCCCACGTTTGTCAAAACCACACAAGAATGTTTGGATTCTAACCCAGACGGAGTCATCGTGGTGCCAGCAAAACTGGAAGACACACAACATTTTGCCGACGAGCTACATGAGCGCAACATCCCATTCATTCTGCTCGACTCCTATATGCCTGATTTACGTCCTCTTGCCTTCTTTGGTCAAGACTCATTCCAAAGCGGATACTTCACAGCACGCATGATGATGCTCTTAGCATCTAATGAAGAGGAAATCATGCTGATGAAACAACTCAAGGACGGACATATCGGCTCCAAGCAACAATCAAACCGCGAGACGGGCTTCCGCCACTACATGCGCGATCACTTCCCCAAGATCAAGATCACAGAGGTCAACCTCCCCATGGGCGAACCCAAAGAGTCGTACGACAAGATTCTGGAGGATTTCTTCCAGGAGCACCCCCACGTACACCATTGCATCACATTCAATTCAAAGGCACACATCGTTGGCCAGTTTTTGCTGCGCACCAACCGACGCAACGTCCAGATCATGGGCTATGATATGGTGCCCAAGAATGCCGAATGCGTGCGCCAAGGCAGCATCTCGTTTTTGGTTGCACAGCATGCCTACCTGCAAGGCCATGCATGCATTGAAACCCTCTTCAAGGCCATCGTTCTGAAGAAAGAGGTGACGCCCGTCAACTACATGCCTATCGAGCTGTTGACTCGTGAAAACATCGATTTCTATCGAAGAACAAATATCTAA
- a CDS encoding Na+/H+ antiporter NhaC family protein, translating into MKNGLLALSPLAVFITLYVVTSLIAGDFYKVPITVAFVISSIYAVITTRGKLRKRINLFSRGAGTPEMMLMIWIFILAGAFANSAKVIGCIDATTNLTLSLLPSEMLLAGLFLAACFISLSIGTSVGTIVALTPIAAGVAAQTGASAAMLTAVVVGGSFFGDNLSFISDTTIIATQTQGCQPSDKFKVNAFIVVPAAVIILIVYILMGQHIAAPTNISEIEFWKVVPYLIVLVTAISGLNVMVVLTLGIILTGLIGLCEGAFDVFGWFQSMGDGILAMSELIIITLLAGGLLEIIKHNGGIDFIIDKLTRHIHGKRGGELSIAALVSLVNCCTANNTVAIITVGGIARKIGNKYQLDPRKCASLLDTFSCFTQGLIPYGAQMLMAAGLAALNPIAILPYLYYPIAIGVAAFIAIVMRYPRRYS; encoded by the coding sequence TTGAAAAACGGATTATTAGCATTGTCACCCCTTGCGGTGTTCATCACACTCTATGTCGTCACCAGCCTCATTGCTGGTGACTTCTATAAGGTACCCATCACCGTAGCTTTCGTCATTTCCAGCATCTATGCCGTCATTACCACGCGTGGAAAACTGCGAAAGCGCATCAATCTCTTCAGTCGAGGCGCTGGCACCCCAGAGATGATGCTAATGATTTGGATATTCATACTGGCAGGTGCCTTTGCCAATTCAGCAAAGGTGATTGGCTGCATCGATGCCACCACCAACCTGACACTCTCGCTGTTGCCCTCTGAAATGCTGCTGGCCGGCTTATTTCTAGCCGCCTGCTTCATCTCGCTCAGCATCGGCACCAGCGTAGGCACCATCGTGGCGCTGACGCCTATTGCAGCGGGTGTAGCCGCACAGACAGGCGCCTCGGCAGCCATGCTCACCGCAGTGGTTGTGGGCGGTTCCTTCTTCGGCGACAACCTGTCGTTTATCAGCGACACCACCATCATTGCCACCCAGACACAAGGCTGTCAACCCAGCGACAAGTTCAAGGTCAACGCCTTCATCGTGGTGCCTGCAGCCGTGATAATACTGATTGTCTATATCCTGATGGGACAACACATAGCAGCGCCTACGAACATCTCCGAGATTGAGTTCTGGAAGGTCGTGCCCTACCTCATCGTGCTCGTCACCGCCATCTCAGGTCTCAACGTGATGGTAGTGCTGACGCTAGGCATCATTTTAACCGGTTTAATCGGTCTGTGCGAGGGTGCCTTCGATGTCTTTGGCTGGTTTCAGTCAATGGGCGACGGCATCCTGGCCATGAGCGAGCTGATCATCATCACCCTGCTGGCAGGCGGACTCCTTGAAATCATCAAGCACAACGGAGGCATAGACTTTATCATCGACAAGCTGACGCGCCATATCCACGGAAAGCGCGGTGGCGAACTGTCTATTGCCGCCCTGGTGAGCCTGGTGAACTGCTGCACAGCCAACAACACCGTGGCCATCATCACCGTTGGAGGCATTGCGCGCAAGATTGGCAATAAATACCAGCTCGACCCCCGCAAGTGTGCCTCGCTGCTCGACACCTTCTCTTGCTTCACCCAGGGACTCATCCCCTATGGCGCACAGATGCTGATGGCGGCAGGCCTCGCGGCCCTCAACCCCATCGCCATCCTGCCATACCTCTATTACCCCATCGCCATTGGCGTAGCCGCCTTTATAGCCATTGTGATGCGCTATCCCCGTCGTTACAGTTAA